Proteins from one Brevibacillus humidisoli genomic window:
- a CDS encoding ABC transporter ATP-binding protein has product MTDEKLAIRGISKTFPGKGVSRVRALQDISLSVRQGEFVSLIGPSGSGKSSLLDIIAGLSLPDAGDVLIDGRSKAGERGHVSYMPQRDVLFPWRTILDNVIVPLQIQGVEKKQAREEATRLLPVFGLEQFAASYPHMLSGGMRQRAAFLRTYLCKKELILLDEPFGSLDALTRMQMQQWLLGIWQQFRHSVLLVTHDVDEAILLSDRIYLLSARPGEIVAEVDVPLPRPREPVITTDPAFLSIKSRLLQLLQEAVFSNVVDS; this is encoded by the coding sequence ATGACCGATGAAAAACTAGCGATACGAGGAATAAGCAAAACGTTCCCTGGCAAAGGGGTTTCTCGTGTCCGAGCACTGCAAGATATCTCCCTGTCGGTCCGACAGGGGGAGTTCGTCAGCCTGATCGGCCCGAGCGGATCAGGGAAAAGCAGCCTGCTGGACATCATCGCCGGTCTCTCGCTTCCCGACGCTGGTGATGTACTGATCGATGGCCGCTCCAAGGCCGGAGAACGCGGCCACGTCAGTTATATGCCGCAGCGGGATGTGCTGTTTCCATGGCGAACCATTCTAGACAATGTGATCGTCCCGCTGCAGATTCAAGGAGTGGAAAAAAAGCAGGCACGAGAAGAAGCGACCCGCCTGCTGCCCGTGTTTGGATTGGAGCAGTTCGCTGCCAGCTACCCGCACATGCTGTCCGGCGGGATGCGGCAGCGCGCCGCTTTTTTGCGTACTTACCTGTGCAAAAAAGAATTGATACTGCTGGATGAGCCGTTCGGCAGTCTGGATGCACTCACCCGGATGCAGATGCAGCAGTGGCTGCTCGGCATCTGGCAGCAGTTCCGCCATTCCGTGTTGCTGGTCACGCATGATGTGGATGAAGCGATCCTCCTCTCCGACCGGATCTATCTCTTATCCGCACGTCCCGGAGAGATCGTCGCCGAAGTGGACGTACCTCTGCCACGGCCGCGGGAGCCGGTGATCACGACCGATCCCGCCTTTTTATCCATCAAATCGAGACTGCTCCAACTGCTGCAGGAAGCAGTCTTTTCCAACGTGGTGGATTCGTAA
- a CDS encoding thiamine-binding protein — MPIVNVGFQVLPKVADGSSYAVVDKAIEVVQRSGVKYEVGAMETVMEGELDQLLEIVKRAQEACIAAGASEVMTHMKIHYRPEGVSMDEKLEKYR, encoded by the coding sequence ATGCCAATCGTGAATGTAGGTTTTCAAGTTCTTCCCAAGGTGGCCGATGGCAGCAGCTATGCGGTCGTCGACAAGGCGATCGAGGTCGTGCAGCGATCTGGTGTGAAATACGAAGTGGGCGCCATGGAGACCGTGATGGAAGGAGAGCTTGACCAACTGCTGGAGATCGTCAAACGGGCCCAGGAAGCCTGCATCGCCGCAGGTGCTTCCGAAGTGATGACCCACATGAAGATCCATTACCGGCCCGAAGGAGTCAGCATGGATGAAAAGCTGGAAAAATACCGGTAA
- a CDS encoding ABC transporter permease, translating to MLVLLILWEWLVAITRIEKWILPKPSHIVQSLWESRALIAQHSVQTIYEALLGLAIAIVIGVAIAAIIDSSEWLRKAFYPLLIISQTVPIIAVAPLFFIWFGYGILPKVVVVTLVCFFPVAINVADGLRLVDRDTLRLMASMGAGRWQIFHMVKLPATLPFFFSGMRIAGTYSVMGAVIGEWLGASKGLGILMTRSSQSFLTDRVFATIVVITLLSLAIFALIEGAARLLMPWHYRQKPSP from the coding sequence ATGCTGGTACTGTTGATCCTCTGGGAATGGCTGGTGGCCATCACCCGGATTGAAAAGTGGATTCTTCCCAAGCCGTCGCACATCGTACAGTCGCTCTGGGAGTCGCGAGCACTGATCGCTCAGCACAGCGTACAGACCATCTACGAAGCCCTGCTGGGATTGGCCATAGCGATCGTGATCGGAGTCGCGATTGCCGCGATCATCGACAGCTCAGAGTGGCTGCGCAAAGCGTTCTACCCGCTGCTGATCATCTCCCAGACGGTCCCGATTATCGCTGTGGCACCGCTCTTTTTTATCTGGTTCGGCTATGGCATCCTGCCCAAGGTGGTCGTCGTCACTCTAGTCTGCTTTTTTCCAGTGGCGATTAATGTGGCAGACGGGCTGCGGCTCGTCGATCGCGACACCCTGCGGCTGATGGCGTCGATGGGCGCAGGCCGCTGGCAAATCTTCCACATGGTGAAGCTGCCGGCGACACTGCCATTTTTCTTTTCCGGGATGCGTATCGCCGGTACCTACAGTGTGATGGGGGCCGTGATCGGCGAGTGGCTGGGAGCGAGCAAAGGACTGGGCATCTTGATGACCCGCTCGTCACAGTCGTTCCTGACTGACCGGGTGTTTGCGACGATCGTGGTGATCACCCTGCTCAGCCTGGCTATCTTTGCTCTGATCGAGGGAGCCGCCCGCTTGTTGATGCCTTGGCATTATCGGCAGAAGCCTTCACCCTAG
- a CDS encoding ArsA family ATPase encodes MKHYLQRKVVFFGGKGGVGKTTTSSAFALRAADHGKKTLLVSTDPAHNLRDIFERQVGQEPTQLRENLWALEIDPHHESHRYIASVKENLRKVVSVQMMNEIERQIDIAHVSPGADESALFDRIVEIIQWIETDFDLIVFDTAPTGHTLRLLSLPELMGAWVDSMLSRRQKVMSMRETWLEEAAPAEDPIYEILTARKLKFARAREVILNAKLTAFSFVLTPERLPIAETTRALPVLQKYQVPVDTLVVNRVIPDEADGEFIRRRREQERKYLTEIEQQFSRYRIVRIPMLEQDVAGLEALDTIAGHLF; translated from the coding sequence TACCTGCAGAGAAAAGTTGTGTTCTTCGGCGGCAAGGGCGGGGTGGGCAAGACGACCACCTCTTCTGCTTTTGCCCTGCGTGCCGCCGATCATGGAAAAAAAACCTTGCTTGTCTCCACGGACCCCGCCCACAATCTGCGCGACATCTTTGAGCGGCAGGTCGGACAGGAGCCGACGCAGCTGAGAGAGAATCTATGGGCGCTGGAAATCGATCCACACCACGAATCACACCGCTACATCGCATCGGTCAAGGAGAACCTGCGAAAAGTGGTCAGCGTGCAGATGATGAATGAAATCGAGCGGCAGATCGATATCGCCCATGTCTCCCCCGGTGCTGACGAATCGGCTCTGTTTGACCGGATCGTCGAGATCATCCAATGGATTGAGACCGATTTTGACTTGATCGTCTTCGACACCGCCCCGACAGGACATACGCTCAGGTTGTTGTCGCTGCCGGAGTTGATGGGTGCCTGGGTGGACAGTATGCTGTCGCGCCGCCAGAAGGTGATGAGCATGCGGGAGACTTGGCTGGAGGAAGCGGCTCCTGCCGAAGACCCGATCTATGAGATTCTGACCGCCCGCAAGCTGAAGTTCGCTCGCGCTCGAGAAGTGATCCTCAATGCCAAGCTGACCGCCTTTTCGTTCGTACTCACCCCGGAGCGGCTGCCGATTGCCGAGACGACACGGGCATTGCCTGTTTTGCAAAAGTATCAGGTACCCGTCGATACCCTGGTTGTCAACCGGGTGATTCCCGACGAGGCGGACGGCGAGTTTATCCGACGTCGGCGCGAGCAGGAGAGGAAGTACCTGACCGAGATCGAACAGCAATTCAGCCGTTACCGGATCGTCAGGATTCCCATGCTGGAGCAGGATGTGGCCGGATTGGAGGCGCTTGATACCATCGCTGGCCACTTGTTTTGA
- a CDS encoding beta-propeller domain-containing protein — protein MKRNRFYFLTILTFLVALSAGYWNGWGVRSADDGYLLTDQPHAFAQTADQTTAPKQVEPLPVVGSYNNLKALLEEAEKTRERVYRYRGVKMALETTASAPASSEAQAKQAAPSADSGMAADYSGTNVQVAGVDESDVVKTDGSYLYLVRNQQVVVAQATPADQLKVVSTLNYAEEDLRPSELYVDDNYLVVIGHDAERISKIPYHREQVKAIVYDLRDKTKLKQVKEVALEGHYVSSRKIGSALYLVANRWIDSHWILKEQTQLPAPVYSDSASGDEPIPVDYGDMRYFPDSIEPNYLLIGGINLDRIDQEMQVSSYLGAGENIYASPEHLYVAVTDYELKETFFIEQPPEQKTRFYKFALHDGTTEYLAKGEVPGRILNQFSMDEHDGYFRVATTKGEVWRTDEHTSKNNLYILDDSLALKGKIEDIAPGEKIYSVRFMGDRGYIVTFKKVDPLFVIDLKNPEQPKILGKLKIPGYSDYLHPYDENHLIGFGKDAVEASREGEPGSGSDTIAFYQGMKVALFDVSDVSHPVEKYSLIIGDRGTDSELLHNHKALLFSKAKNLLAFPITVREIPESVKQSKARDVTRYGEFTFQGAYVYQLDLDKGFTLRKKITHLTEQDMLKSGDGWYDSERNVERILYIGDKLYTLSSSMIKAHDLDTYQEVGSLALSD, from the coding sequence ATGAAACGGAATCGTTTTTACTTTTTAACCATCCTTACGTTCCTGGTTGCACTCTCTGCCGGTTATTGGAACGGGTGGGGAGTGCGATCGGCTGACGATGGATATCTCTTGACTGATCAGCCCCATGCCTTTGCACAAACAGCGGATCAAACGACTGCTCCCAAGCAGGTAGAGCCGCTGCCGGTAGTGGGGTCCTACAACAATCTAAAAGCACTACTGGAAGAAGCGGAGAAAACCCGTGAACGGGTGTACCGTTACCGGGGAGTCAAAATGGCCCTCGAAACAACTGCTTCTGCCCCTGCCAGCAGCGAAGCCCAAGCAAAACAGGCAGCACCCTCGGCCGACTCAGGCATGGCCGCAGATTACTCGGGCACCAATGTTCAGGTTGCCGGCGTCGATGAATCCGACGTGGTCAAGACAGACGGTTCTTATCTGTATCTGGTGCGCAATCAACAGGTCGTTGTGGCACAGGCCACTCCCGCAGATCAGCTAAAGGTCGTCAGCACCCTCAATTACGCAGAAGAAGATCTCCGACCAAGTGAGCTGTACGTGGATGACAACTACCTGGTGGTGATCGGACATGATGCCGAACGGATCTCCAAAATTCCCTACCACCGCGAGCAGGTAAAAGCCATCGTCTATGATCTGCGTGACAAAACGAAGCTAAAACAGGTCAAAGAGGTTGCGCTGGAGGGTCACTATGTATCGTCCCGCAAGATCGGCTCTGCTCTCTATCTCGTCGCCAACCGATGGATCGACTCCCACTGGATTTTAAAAGAGCAGACGCAACTGCCTGCCCCGGTGTACAGCGACTCGGCCAGCGGCGATGAGCCGATCCCGGTTGACTATGGCGATATGCGTTATTTCCCTGATTCGATCGAGCCGAACTATCTGTTGATCGGCGGCATCAATCTGGATCGAATCGATCAGGAGATGCAGGTCTCCTCCTATCTGGGAGCGGGTGAAAATATCTACGCCTCACCTGAGCACTTGTACGTAGCAGTGACCGATTACGAACTCAAGGAGACCTTTTTTATCGAACAGCCACCTGAGCAAAAGACACGGTTTTACAAGTTTGCTCTCCATGACGGTACAACGGAATACCTGGCAAAAGGGGAAGTCCCCGGCCGCATCCTCAATCAGTTTTCGATGGATGAACACGACGGCTACTTCCGTGTGGCCACGACCAAAGGAGAAGTCTGGCGCACCGATGAGCATACCTCGAAGAACAACCTGTACATCTTGGACGACAGTCTAGCCTTGAAGGGCAAAATCGAGGACATCGCACCAGGCGAAAAAATCTACTCGGTCCGATTTATGGGCGACAGAGGATACATCGTAACGTTTAAGAAAGTGGACCCGTTGTTTGTGATCGATCTGAAAAACCCGGAGCAGCCAAAGATTCTCGGAAAACTGAAGATTCCCGGCTACAGCGATTACCTCCATCCCTACGACGAAAACCATCTGATCGGCTTCGGAAAAGACGCAGTGGAAGCCTCACGGGAAGGGGAACCAGGATCGGGCTCAGACACAATCGCCTTTTACCAAGGCATGAAGGTCGCTCTGTTTGACGTCAGCGATGTCAGCCATCCGGTGGAAAAGTACAGCCTGATCATCGGCGATCGCGGCACCGATTCGGAACTGCTGCACAACCACAAGGCACTGCTTTTCTCCAAAGCGAAAAACCTGCTAGCGTTCCCAATCACCGTCAGAGAAATCCCGGAAAGCGTCAAACAGTCCAAAGCGCGTGACGTGACACGCTACGGCGAGTTTACGTTCCAGGGTGCCTATGTCTACCAACTGGATCTCGACAAAGGCTTTACCCTGCGCAAAAAGATTACCCACCTCACAGAGCAGGACATGCTGAAGTCGGGTGACGGCTGGTACGACAGCGAACGCAATGTGGAGCGAATCCTGTACATCGGCGACAAGCTGTACACCCTGTCTTCTTCGATGATTAAAGCACACGACCTTGACACGTATCAAGAAGTGGGAAGTCTCGCCCTGTCCGATTGA
- a CDS encoding ABC transporter substrate-binding protein — MNKNGKDLFAPLLALGLSLALVVTGCGGAEQSAPKQETTPNQGGTPSTEAPAEPQKVTVMLDWLPNTNHTGLYVAKENGYYEEQGLDVEIVQPGEGSTADQLVAAGKADFGISYQEAVTQARATDIPLVSIAAVIQHNTSAFASLKEANISSPKDFEGKRYGGWGSPVEEAVLQAVMEKAGADFTKVENVTLGVADFFSTIGRDADFEWIYYGWDGVEAKRSGMELNLLMLKDLDPALDYYTPVIVTNEHHIAEQQELVKKFVAATAKGYQFAIEQPDQAADMLLKNAPELNADLVKASQEWLSGKYQDDADQWGIQKQEVWERYAKWMFERDLIPKMIEADKAFTNEFLPEPSN, encoded by the coding sequence ATGAACAAGAATGGAAAAGATTTGTTTGCACCGCTGCTGGCACTGGGACTCTCGTTAGCGCTGGTGGTGACCGGCTGTGGCGGCGCGGAGCAATCCGCACCGAAACAAGAGACGACACCAAACCAAGGGGGGACTCCGTCCACAGAAGCTCCAGCAGAACCGCAAAAAGTGACAGTCATGCTGGACTGGCTGCCCAACACCAACCATACCGGTCTCTACGTAGCCAAAGAAAACGGCTATTACGAGGAGCAGGGGCTGGATGTGGAAATCGTACAGCCGGGCGAAGGCAGCACAGCCGACCAACTGGTAGCCGCCGGAAAAGCAGATTTTGGCATCAGTTACCAAGAAGCAGTCACCCAGGCACGGGCAACTGATATCCCGCTCGTTTCCATCGCAGCGGTGATCCAGCACAACACCTCTGCCTTTGCCTCACTGAAGGAGGCTAACATCAGCTCGCCCAAAGATTTCGAAGGAAAACGCTACGGCGGCTGGGGCTCGCCAGTCGAGGAAGCCGTACTGCAAGCGGTGATGGAAAAAGCAGGCGCCGACTTTACCAAAGTAGAAAACGTCACGCTTGGAGTCGCCGACTTCTTTTCTACCATCGGGCGAGATGCCGACTTTGAATGGATTTACTACGGCTGGGACGGTGTCGAAGCGAAGCGAAGCGGCATGGAACTCAATCTGTTGATGCTCAAAGACCTGGACCCTGCGCTCGACTACTACACACCGGTGATCGTCACCAACGAACATCATATCGCCGAGCAACAAGAACTGGTCAAAAAGTTCGTCGCCGCTACTGCCAAAGGGTATCAGTTTGCTATCGAACAGCCGGACCAAGCAGCGGACATGCTGCTCAAAAACGCCCCGGAATTGAATGCGGACTTGGTCAAAGCAAGCCAGGAGTGGCTGAGTGGCAAGTACCAGGACGATGCTGACCAATGGGGCATCCAAAAGCAAGAAGTGTGGGAACGCTATGCCAAATGGATGTTTGAGCGCGACCTGATCCCAAAGATGATCGAAGCGGACAAGGCCTTTACCAACGAGTTTTTGCCTGAGCCGTCCAACTAA
- a CDS encoding thiamine diphosphokinase, translated as MMTHRYLLFSGGNLGDWALDEVQEGDVLVGVDRGALFLLQHGIVPAYAVGDFDSVNEAERSQIEQQVASVASCDPVMKDLTDTEMAFRWALTQQPTEIILLGAVGSRLDHTLANLHLLVEAQKATVPCRIVDEKNEVLLVDGTAQIKKRRYRYVSLLPLSTQVTGITLEGFLYPLHRATLTIGQSLGISNELLGSHGTVSVESGQLLLIQSLD; from the coding sequence ATGATGACACACCGTTATCTCCTCTTTTCCGGAGGCAATCTCGGGGACTGGGCGCTTGACGAAGTGCAGGAGGGTGATGTGCTGGTCGGCGTTGACCGCGGGGCGCTCTTTTTGCTGCAGCACGGTATCGTTCCAGCCTATGCCGTCGGAGATTTCGATTCCGTAAACGAGGCAGAACGAAGCCAGATCGAGCAGCAGGTAGCGAGCGTTGCGTCCTGTGATCCGGTGATGAAAGACCTGACCGATACGGAGATGGCCTTCCGATGGGCGCTCACACAGCAGCCGACGGAAATCATCCTGCTCGGTGCGGTAGGCAGCCGCCTGGACCACACACTGGCCAATCTCCACCTGCTGGTCGAAGCGCAAAAGGCAACTGTGCCCTGCAGGATTGTCGACGAGAAAAACGAGGTGCTGCTCGTTGATGGCACCGCACAGATCAAAAAGAGGCGCTACCGCTATGTCTCCCTGCTGCCGCTCAGCACACAGGTTACCGGCATTACGCTGGAGGGATTTCTCTACCCCTTGCATCGCGCAACACTAACCATCGGCCAGTCACTCGGGATCAGCAACGAATTGCTGGGTTCACACGGTACGGTCAGCGTCGAGTCCGGACAACTCTTGCTCATACAGAGTTTGGATTAG